From a single Brassica oleracea var. oleracea cultivar TO1000 chromosome C5, BOL, whole genome shotgun sequence genomic region:
- the LOC106344874 gene encoding uncharacterized protein LOC106344874, with amino-acid sequence MGGLTSCNDSVRSIRAHQRRGDITNRLNVWSQKETKTFGAPITSDDTTTFTDADAEGVNFPHNDPLVVEIMVADCEVPRILVDTGSSVNLIFQENLQKMELRGYKHKPKTRQLTSFAGETTMSVGTIKLPVHPGGITKITTFTIIDKPAVYNIILGTPWLHDMEAVLSSYHQCLKFPTSLGTHVLKGSQGIARACSIMGPEEMRVRRACNAVISEIPTEQTRTGEPPREAIEQFPIDDNNPERRVGIGSELSPDIRAELIDFLKENFSTFAWKTTDMIGIDPSIICHELNVNPTYNPVKQKRRKLGPERAAAVNAEEERLTNAGSIREVRYPEWLANPVVVKKKNGSWRVCVDFTDLNKACPKDSFPLPHIDRIVEATAGNELLSLMDTFAGYNQILMHPEDQEKTSFITERGTYCYKVMPFGLKNARATYQRLVNEMFSEQLGNTMEVYIDDMLVKTFRAKSHVNDLRKCFAILNEYEAEPGEMHLRGDIWRIPGIHRNQKRHRS; translated from the coding sequence ATGGGCGGACTCACCTCGTGCAACGATTCAGTCCGATCCATTCGAGCACACCAAAGAAGAGGCGACATTACGAACCGATTGAACGTATGGAGCCAGAAGGAGACAAAGACCTTCGGAGCCCCAATCACGAGTGATGACACGACGACCTTCACAGACGCAGACGCCGAAGGAGTAAATTTCCCACACAACGACCCCCTGGTCGTCGAGATAATGGTCGCGGACTGCGAAGTACCTAGAATCTTAGTGGACACCGGAAGCTCGGTAAACTTGATTTTCCAGGAAAACTTGCAAAAAATGGAGCTCCGAGGATACAAACACAAGCCAAAAACCCGACAATTGACAAGCTTCGCCGGAGAAACTACAATGTCCGTCGGAACGATAAAACTGCCCGTTCATCCAGGCGGGATAACGAAAATCACGACGTTCACCATAATAGACAAACCCGCGGTCTACAACATCATCCTAGGAACGCCATGGCTGCACGACATGGAGGCGGTACTTTCCTCATACCACCAATGCCTGAAGTTCCCGACATCATTAGGGACGCACGTGCTAAAAGGAAGCCAAGGGATCGCACGGGCGTGCTCCATCATGGGACCCGAGGAGATGAGGGTCCGGAGAGCTTGCAACGCCGTCATCAGCGAAATCCCCACCGAGCAAACCAGAACGGGAGAACCGCCGAGAGAAGCCATCGAACAATTCCCCATCGACGACAATAACCCCGAAAGACGCGTCGGAATAGGAAGCGAGCTGAGCCCAGATATCCGCGCCGAACTAATCGACTTCCTCAAAGAAAACTTCTCGACTTTCGCATGGAAAACAACCGATATGATCGGGATCGATCCCAGCATCATCTGCCACGAATTAAACGTCAACCCGACTTATAATCCGGTTAAACAGAAAAGAAGGAAGCTAGGACCAGAACGCGCGGCAGCCGTAAACGCGGAAGAAGAACGCCTCACGAATGCCGGTTCCATAAGGGAGGTCAGATACCCAGAATGGCTTGCAAATCCAGTGGTCGTCAAGAAAAAGAACGGATCCTGGAGAGTGTGCGTGGACTTTACCGATCTAAACAAGGCATGCCCGAAGGACAGCTTCCCACTACCTCACATAGATCGCATCGTGGAAGCCACGGCAGGAAACGAGCTACTCTCCTTAATGGACACCTTCGCCGGATATAACCAGATCCTGATGCATCCGGAAGATCAAGAGAAAACCTCATTCATCACCGAGAGAGGAACTTACTGCTACAAAGTCATGCCATTCGGACTCAAAAACGCCAGAGCCACCTACCAGCGATTGGTGAATGAAATGTTCTCAGAACAGCTAGGAAACACAATGGAGGTGTATATCGACGACATGCTGGTGAAAACATTCAGAGCAAAGAGCCACGTCAACGACCTGCGGAAATGTTTCGCGATACTCAACGAATATGAAGCTGAACCCGGCGAAATGCACCTTCGCGGTGACATCTGGAGAATTCCTGGGATACATCGTAACCAAAAGAGGCATCGAAGCTAA